One genomic region from Equus caballus isolate H_3958 breed thoroughbred chromosome 4, TB-T2T, whole genome shotgun sequence encodes:
- the LOC100050047 gene encoding trypsin has protein sequence MKTFIFLALLGASVASSTDDDDKIVGGYTCQANSVPYQVSLNVGYHICGGSLISNQWVVSAAHCYQSRFQVRLGEHNIAVTEGNEQFINSAKVIRHPSYNSRTYDNDILLIKLSSPASINSKVSAISLPASFPAAGTQCLISGWGNTLSSGSNYPNLLQCLNAPILSDSSCRSSYPNQITSNMFCAGFLEGGKDSCQGDSGGPVACSGVLQGIVSWGYGCAQRNKPGVYTKVYNYVNWIRQTIAAN, from the exons ATGAAGACTTTTATCTTCCTTGCTCTCCTGGGAGCCTCTG TTGCTTCCTCCACTGACGATGATGACAAGATTGTCGGGGGCTACACCTGTCAGGCGAATTCCGTGCCCTACCAGGTGTCTCTGAACGTCGGCTACCACATCTGCGGTGGCTCACTCATCAGTAACCAGTGGGTTGTGTCTGCTGCTCACTGCTACCAGTC CCGATTCCAGGTGCGTCTGGGAGAACACAACATTGCAGTCACTGAGGGCAATGAGCAATTCATTAATTCAGCCAAGGTCATCCGCCACCCCAGCTACAATTCAAGGACCTACGATAATGACATCCTGCTGATTAAACTGAGCTCCCCGGCCTCCATCAACTCTAAAGTGTCTGCGATCTCTCTGCCAGCATCTTTCCCAGCTGCTGGTACCCAGTGCCTCATCTCTGGCTGGGGAAACACCCTCAGCAGTGGCT CCAACTACCCTAACCTCCTGCAGTGTCTGAATGCTCCCATCCTCTCCGATAGTTCTTGCCGCAGTTCCTACCCAAACCAGATCACCAGCAACATGTTCTGTGCAGGCTTCCTAGAGGGTGGAAAGGACTCCTGCCAG GGTGACTCTGGTGGCCCTGTGGCTTGCAGTGGAGTGCTCCAGGGCATTGTCTCCTGGGGCTATGGCTGTGCTCAGAGAAACAAGCCTGGTGTCTACACCAAGGTCTACAACTACGTGAACTGGATTAGGCAGACCATCGCTGCCAACTAA